From Gemmatimonadaceae bacterium, a single genomic window includes:
- a CDS encoding SprT-like domain-containing protein, whose protein sequence is MLRSLLARAGLIRDPGQLELAFDASGTLLARLQRLGMRGVTSLTLTRNRAVYVSFRGTGLRVHEAFVAAPEEVLRAIVVFVCGRGAARAAARRLILAFPVPRGERARRTRERLHPDDRPLADQLTRAHAQLNAERFAGALRPIQVHVSRRMRTRLGHYAPAATHGTAQIAVSRRHVRRHGWDEALDTLLHEMVHQWQDESGLPVDHGAAFRRKAREVGAQPRAKRVVTR, encoded by the coding sequence ATGCTTCGCTCGCTCCTCGCGCGTGCCGGCCTGATTCGCGATCCGGGGCAGCTCGAACTCGCGTTCGATGCCTCCGGGACGTTGCTTGCGCGCCTGCAGCGACTCGGCATGCGCGGGGTGACGTCGCTGACGCTCACGCGGAATCGCGCCGTGTACGTGTCGTTCCGCGGCACGGGACTCCGCGTCCACGAGGCGTTCGTCGCGGCGCCGGAGGAGGTGCTGCGCGCGATCGTCGTGTTCGTGTGCGGACGCGGAGCCGCGCGCGCGGCGGCCCGACGCCTCATCCTCGCGTTCCCGGTGCCGCGTGGTGAACGGGCGCGACGCACCCGCGAACGGTTGCACCCCGACGATCGGCCGCTGGCTGACCAGTTGACCAGAGCGCACGCACAGCTCAACGCGGAACGGTTCGCTGGCGCGCTCCGGCCGATACAGGTGCACGTGTCCCGGCGCATGCGCACGCGCCTCGGCCACTATGCGCCGGCCGCGACGCATGGCACGGCGCAGATCGCGGTGAGTCGACGGCACGTGCGGCGCCACGGCTGGGACGAGGCGCTCGACACGCTATTGCACGAGATGGTCCATCAATGGCAGGATGAAAGCGGACTCCCCGTGGATCACGGTGCCGCCTTCCGCCGCAAGGCGCGGGAAGTCGGCGCCCAGCCGCGCGCGAAGCGTGTCGTGACGCGGTAG
- a CDS encoding penicillin acylase family protein has translation MRLVSFLVAVALLVGSLWAGFRGVGPLPPLGSLLDPARGAWAAATTGEHPSSESVTIAGLTGPVEVRYDARSVPHVFAATEDDAIRALGFVVARDRLFQLELQVRAGAGRLTELVGAAAVPSDSQMRALGLPRAAERALASLAANAPGRRFADAYAAGVNAYLDALTPDRVPVEYKLLGATPMRWEPVNALHLANRMAWTLSYAPDEPSRLAAEGLVGRVAARAIFPVAAPIQEPIQPNGHAGPRYDFRRIPPPGAPDSDALALLPMLPRREVDADAAIARVFASNNWAVAPSRSRSGHALLAGDPHLELTLPSIWFETHLVVPGVLDAYGVTIPGSPGIIIGFTRHLAWSLTNTGADVLDFYREIVDDDARPVRYLVDGAWRDIELREEVYRDRAGVVIRTDTVRFTHRGPLRRGQGGWLSMRWTALEPSDLAAGFSAAAKQETAGAFLDSLAAHYFVPAQNMLVADRQGTIAIRSTGHFPIRPDHGDGETIRDGSRTESDWVGYWPVASYPQAINPAQGYLASANQQPIDPAVDARYLGTDRSYDAWRALQINRLLRGNAQVTLDDMRRYQTDPGSVRAEAFMPYFLAATGARAASGTATPSLRTADSVLRTWDRRYTATNASSALFERAMRELTRRTWDELVPKGSTDRVATPTAHVLLELLADSANAWWDVAATADRIEQRNDVVADALAAGYDSLVAQQGPPNAERWAWGRTGAVNINHLLRLAGFSRRGLAVNGGPGTLNPSSAAGFGSSWRMVVELGDRVRAMGTYPGGQSGNPASPRYADRLGFWTRGELELLYSPPALDSFAPAQVRAALTLTPR, from the coding sequence ATGCGTCTTGTCTCCTTCCTCGTCGCCGTCGCGCTGCTGGTGGGCTCGCTGTGGGCCGGATTCCGGGGCGTGGGTCCGCTGCCACCCCTCGGCTCGCTCCTCGATCCGGCCCGCGGGGCCTGGGCCGCAGCCACCACGGGTGAGCACCCGTCGTCGGAGTCCGTCACGATCGCGGGGCTCACGGGCCCGGTGGAGGTGCGCTACGACGCGCGGAGCGTCCCGCACGTTTTCGCCGCGACCGAAGACGACGCGATACGGGCGCTGGGCTTTGTGGTCGCGCGCGACCGGCTGTTCCAGCTCGAGCTGCAGGTACGCGCCGGCGCGGGTCGCCTGACGGAACTGGTGGGCGCGGCGGCGGTGCCCTCGGACTCCCAGATGCGCGCCCTTGGACTTCCGCGGGCGGCCGAGCGCGCGCTCGCCAGCCTGGCGGCCAATGCGCCGGGCCGTCGGTTCGCGGACGCCTACGCGGCCGGGGTCAACGCATACCTCGACGCACTCACTCCCGATCGCGTGCCGGTCGAATACAAGCTGCTTGGTGCGACTCCGATGCGCTGGGAGCCGGTCAACGCCCTCCATCTCGCAAACCGGATGGCCTGGACGTTGAGCTATGCGCCTGACGAGCCCTCGCGTCTGGCCGCCGAGGGCCTTGTGGGCCGGGTGGCGGCCCGCGCGATCTTTCCCGTGGCGGCGCCAATCCAGGAGCCGATACAGCCCAATGGACATGCGGGTCCGCGCTACGACTTTCGGCGCATCCCGCCACCGGGAGCGCCGGACAGCGACGCCCTCGCGCTGTTGCCCATGCTGCCGCGCCGTGAGGTGGACGCCGATGCGGCGATCGCGCGCGTGTTTGCGTCGAACAACTGGGCCGTGGCGCCCTCGCGCAGTCGGTCGGGGCACGCGCTGCTCGCCGGCGATCCGCACCTCGAACTCACGCTCCCGAGCATCTGGTTCGAGACGCACCTGGTGGTGCCGGGCGTGCTCGACGCGTACGGCGTGACGATCCCCGGTTCGCCCGGGATCATCATCGGGTTCACGCGCCACCTCGCGTGGTCACTCACCAACACGGGCGCCGACGTGCTCGACTTCTACCGCGAGATCGTCGACGACGACGCCCGCCCGGTACGCTACCTGGTGGACGGCGCCTGGCGCGACATCGAATTGCGAGAGGAGGTCTACCGAGATCGTGCAGGCGTCGTGATTCGCACCGATACGGTGCGGTTCACCCACCGGGGCCCGCTGCGTCGCGGACAGGGAGGATGGCTCTCGATGCGATGGACTGCGCTCGAACCGAGCGACCTCGCCGCAGGCTTCAGCGCCGCGGCCAAACAGGAGACAGCAGGGGCGTTCCTGGACAGCCTCGCCGCGCACTACTTCGTGCCGGCGCAGAACATGCTCGTCGCGGATCGGCAGGGCACGATCGCCATCCGGTCGACGGGGCACTTTCCCATCCGTCCCGACCATGGCGATGGCGAAACCATTCGCGACGGATCGCGCACGGAGAGCGATTGGGTGGGCTACTGGCCGGTCGCATCCTATCCGCAGGCGATCAACCCGGCGCAGGGGTATCTCGCTTCGGCGAACCAGCAGCCCATCGACCCCGCCGTCGATGCGCGCTACCTCGGCACCGATCGCTCGTACGACGCCTGGCGCGCGCTGCAGATCAACCGGCTGCTGCGCGGCAACGCGCAGGTCACGCTGGACGACATGCGGAGGTACCAGACCGATCCGGGGAGCGTGCGCGCCGAGGCGTTCATGCCCTACTTCCTTGCGGCGACTGGTGCGCGGGCGGCCTCGGGGACCGCGACTCCGTCGCTGCGTACCGCCGACTCGGTCCTGCGCACGTGGGACCGGCGCTACACGGCCACCAACGCATCGAGCGCGCTCTTCGAGCGGGCGATGCGCGAGCTGACGCGGCGCACCTGGGACGAACTCGTGCCGAAGGGGTCCACCGATCGTGTGGCGACACCGACCGCCCACGTGCTCCTGGAGTTGCTCGCCGACTCGGCGAATGCGTGGTGGGATGTGGCGGCGACCGCGGACCGCATCGAACAGCGCAACGACGTGGTCGCCGACGCGCTGGCCGCGGGCTACGACAGCCTGGTGGCGCAACAGGGGCCGCCAAACGCGGAGCGTTGGGCCTGGGGTCGCACGGGCGCGGTGAACATCAACCACCTGTTGCGTCTCGCCGGGTTCTCGCGGCGCGGCCTGGCGGTGAACGGGGGTCCCGGAACGCTCAATCCCTCATCGGCGGCCGGCTTCGGGTCGAGCTGGCGCATGGTGGTGGAGCTTGGCGATCGCGTGCGTGCGATGGGCACCTATCCGGGTGGGCAGAGCGGCAACCCGGCGAGTCCCCGCTACGCCGATCGTCTCGGGTTCTGGACGCGGGGCGAACTCGAGCTGCTGTATTCGCCGCCGGCCCTCGATTCCTTTGCGCCGGCGCAGGTGCGTGCCGCGCTCACCCTCACCCCGAGATAG
- a CDS encoding acyl-CoA dehydrogenase family protein yields MSHDFFNIDSVLSEEERAIRDSVRAWVDDRVLPIIGACYVEGRFPRDLIPEMGAHGYFGANLPETYGCAGLNNVSYGLIMQELERGDSGIRSFASVQGALVMYPIYAFGSEAQKRYWLPRMATGEVIGCFGLTEPDYGSNPSGMVTMARQQADGTWLLNGAKMWITNGSTAKVAVVWAKTNGDPDPASIRGFIVPTDTQGFTARDQKGKLSLRASDTSELVFSDVHLPADAILPGSGGLKSPLMCLTQARYGISWGAIGAAIACYEECLAYAKNRVMFDKPIAGFQIQQERLADMLTEIVKAQLVSLHLGRLKDAGTFTPQQVSLAKRNNVSIATDIARESRRLLGAVGILAEYGAMRHMANLESVYTYEGTHDVHSLILGQAVTGLNAFN; encoded by the coding sequence ATGAGCCACGACTTCTTCAACATCGACAGCGTCCTCTCCGAGGAGGAACGCGCCATCCGCGACAGCGTGCGAGCCTGGGTCGACGACCGCGTGTTGCCCATCATCGGCGCCTGCTACGTGGAGGGACGGTTCCCCAGGGATCTGATCCCGGAAATGGGGGCCCACGGGTACTTCGGCGCCAACCTGCCGGAGACCTACGGTTGCGCGGGGCTCAACAACGTCTCGTACGGGCTGATCATGCAGGAGCTCGAGCGCGGCGATTCAGGCATTCGATCGTTTGCCTCCGTGCAGGGAGCGCTCGTGATGTACCCGATCTACGCGTTCGGAAGCGAAGCGCAGAAGCGCTACTGGTTGCCCAGGATGGCCACAGGCGAGGTGATCGGCTGCTTCGGGCTCACGGAGCCGGACTATGGCTCGAACCCGTCGGGCATGGTCACGATGGCTCGACAGCAAGCCGATGGGACGTGGCTGCTCAACGGGGCGAAGATGTGGATCACCAACGGGTCCACGGCCAAGGTGGCCGTCGTGTGGGCCAAGACCAACGGCGATCCGGATCCGGCTTCGATCCGCGGCTTCATCGTACCCACCGACACGCAAGGCTTCACCGCGCGGGACCAGAAGGGCAAGCTCTCGCTCCGGGCGTCCGACACGAGTGAACTCGTGTTTTCGGACGTGCACCTGCCCGCCGACGCGATCCTGCCGGGCTCGGGCGGGCTCAAGTCACCGCTCATGTGCCTCACGCAGGCGCGATACGGAATTTCCTGGGGCGCGATCGGTGCTGCGATCGCGTGCTACGAGGAATGCCTCGCCTACGCGAAGAACCGCGTGATGTTCGACAAGCCGATCGCCGGCTTCCAGATCCAGCAGGAGCGCCTCGCCGACATGCTGACCGAGATCGTGAAGGCTCAGCTGGTGTCGCTGCACCTCGGGCGACTCAAGGATGCGGGGACCTTCACGCCGCAGCAGGTGTCGCTGGCCAAGCGCAACAACGTGAGCATTGCGACGGACATCGCGCGCGAGAGCCGGCGATTGTTGGGCGCCGTGGGCATTCTCGCCGAGTACGGCGCGATGCGGCACATGGCCAACCTGGAGAGTGTGTACACGTACGAAGGGACGCACGACGTACACTCGCTCATCCTCGGCCAGGCGGTGACGGGCCTGAACGCGTTCAATTGA
- a CDS encoding lipid A deacylase LpxR family protein produces MVALTDPASAQEQRGGGAGADSTGSDNLQLRPQRPVVSGPGRWRPSLRLDNDAYNFWIHPAHRTDEEFTNGVVASLEALGGSFWGPHLARRTPDCAADTTSLGRCLTTTVSIGQDMYTPRLTRAPYTTPTWADERPYAGWLWIGVTGSSVSRRSARTVDVQLGVTGRPALGQTSQQLFHWINQRYTRRATGWETQVGFQPGVQLGYTHSLLALRGVVGSKALIDFVPSARVAVGTVRTAADVAGRLRIGYNLSHALDPRATRRRSPLEYYLSASGRTGFVARDFSLDGSIVDRERHVDRVPGVREYAFGMGLRLHHLRLQWEATTRSRQYATGPRHHTFSSMTAAWEFFDGH; encoded by the coding sequence ATGGTCGCGCTCACGGATCCTGCCTCCGCGCAGGAGCAGCGCGGCGGTGGTGCGGGGGCCGATTCCACTGGTTCGGACAACCTTCAGCTGCGCCCTCAGCGCCCGGTGGTTTCAGGCCCGGGTCGCTGGCGCCCGAGCCTGAGGCTCGACAACGACGCCTACAACTTCTGGATCCACCCCGCGCACCGCACCGACGAGGAGTTCACCAATGGGGTGGTCGCGTCGCTCGAGGCGCTCGGCGGGTCATTTTGGGGACCGCACCTCGCCCGGCGAACACCGGATTGCGCCGCAGACACCACGAGCCTCGGGCGGTGCCTCACGACCACCGTGTCGATCGGACAGGACATGTACACACCCCGCCTCACCCGGGCGCCGTACACCACGCCCACGTGGGCCGACGAGCGGCCATACGCCGGCTGGCTCTGGATCGGCGTCACCGGGAGTTCGGTCTCGAGGCGCAGCGCACGCACGGTGGACGTCCAACTCGGCGTGACCGGCCGCCCGGCGCTCGGTCAGACGTCGCAACAGCTCTTTCACTGGATCAACCAGCGCTACACGAGAAGAGCCACCGGGTGGGAAACGCAAGTCGGCTTTCAGCCCGGCGTGCAACTCGGATACACCCACTCGCTTCTCGCGCTCCGTGGTGTGGTGGGCTCGAAGGCGCTCATCGACTTCGTCCCGTCGGCCCGTGTGGCGGTTGGTACCGTGCGCACCGCGGCCGACGTGGCGGGGCGCTTGCGCATTGGCTACAACCTGTCGCACGCGCTCGATCCGCGCGCGACGCGGCGGCGCAGTCCGCTCGAGTACTACCTGAGCGCGAGTGGCCGCACCGGATTCGTGGCCCGCGACTTCTCGCTCGATGGCAGCATCGTGGATCGGGAGCGCCACGTGGATCGCGTGCCGGGCGTCAGGGAGTATGCGTTCGGCATGGGCCTGCGGCTGCACCACCTGCGTCTCCAGTGGGAGGCCACGACGCGCTCACGCCAGTACGCCACGGGTCCACGGCACCACACGTTCTCGAGCATGACGGCGGCCTGGGAGTTCTTCGACGGGCATTGA
- the fdhD gene encoding formate dehydrogenase accessory sulfurtransferase FdhD, whose amino-acid sequence MVRLEGSARTTQQAVIAEEVPVAFVYNQRPHVVMMCSPADFEDLAIGFTVTEEIAAAGEVSRIEVARHRRGVELSIEIPAAAGARLAARARAISGRTGCGLCGVEAIDDAIRATHPVHSAMQITPAALWKAGAALDARQPLNRETNAIHAAAWATSDGALEMVREDVGRHNALDKTLGALLRAGVDPATGFLLLTSRASFELIQKAAVCGVPLVAAVSRPTGLAIRMASDAGITLVGLLRGESANVYTHASRIAQPS is encoded by the coding sequence TTGGTGCGACTCGAGGGATCGGCGCGCACGACACAGCAGGCCGTCATCGCCGAGGAAGTCCCGGTCGCCTTTGTGTACAACCAGCGACCGCACGTCGTGATGATGTGTTCACCGGCCGACTTCGAGGACCTCGCGATCGGCTTCACCGTGACCGAGGAAATCGCCGCCGCTGGCGAGGTCTCGCGCATCGAGGTGGCGCGCCACCGGCGGGGCGTGGAGCTGTCCATCGAAATCCCGGCGGCCGCCGGCGCTCGTCTGGCCGCGCGCGCGCGCGCGATCAGCGGGCGCACCGGATGCGGACTGTGCGGCGTCGAAGCCATTGACGATGCGATCCGGGCGACGCACCCGGTGCACTCCGCGATGCAGATCACGCCGGCTGCCCTGTGGAAGGCCGGCGCCGCCCTCGACGCGCGCCAGCCCCTCAACCGCGAAACGAACGCGATCCATGCGGCCGCGTGGGCGACCAGCGATGGCGCCCTGGAGATGGTTCGCGAAGACGTCGGACGCCACAACGCGCTCGACAAGACGCTCGGCGCCCTCCTGCGCGCCGGCGTCGATCCCGCCACGGGATTCCTCCTCCTCACCAGTCGCGCAAGCTTTGAACTGATCCAGAAGGCCGCCGTGTGTGGCGTGCCCTTGGTCGCGGCGGTGTCGCGGCCCACCGGTCTCGCCATCCGCATGGCGTCGGACGCAGGCATCACGCTGGTTGGGTTGCTGCGGGGAGAGAGCGCCAACGTCTACACGCACGCCTCCCGTATCGCACAACCGAGCTGA
- a CDS encoding (2Fe-2S)-binding protein encodes MTTTGNPKEGTARPLPPLVQLGRPSRVPRAQVSLTINDQPVTVDEGTTLLGAAATIGVEVPTLCYLETLRPVNVCRLCVVEVEGARVLAPACSRAVEPGMKVHTDSPRVKHSRKLVLEMLASSVDLSTTPGMPELLETYACEPERFGPPAPTAAAGERDAAIAGHHVATEPGFAATVAQPVKIDNDLYVRDYSKCVLCYKCVEACGPDHQNTFAIAVAGRGFNARISTEMAIPLPGSACVYCGNCIAVCPTGALMAKPEHDLRVAGTWDESSQQVTDTICPYCGVGCTLSLHVQDGRIVKATSPLDHDITLGNLCVKGRFGWQFVQSRAPESNGDGG; translated from the coding sequence ATGACGACGACCGGCAACCCGAAGGAGGGCACAGCGCGTCCCCTGCCACCGCTGGTGCAGCTCGGTCGACCATCGCGTGTTCCGCGGGCACAGGTATCGCTCACGATCAACGACCAGCCGGTGACGGTCGACGAGGGCACCACGCTACTCGGCGCAGCGGCGACGATCGGCGTGGAGGTTCCGACGCTCTGTTACCTCGAGACCCTCCGGCCGGTGAACGTATGCCGGCTCTGCGTGGTGGAGGTCGAGGGCGCGCGCGTGCTCGCGCCGGCGTGCTCACGTGCGGTGGAGCCGGGAATGAAGGTGCATACCGACAGTCCGCGCGTGAAACACTCCCGCAAGCTCGTGCTGGAGATGCTGGCGTCGTCGGTCGACCTGTCGACGACGCCCGGCATGCCGGAGTTGCTGGAGACGTACGCCTGCGAGCCCGAGCGATTCGGGCCGCCCGCGCCGACGGCGGCTGCCGGTGAACGTGACGCTGCCATCGCGGGACACCACGTGGCCACCGAGCCGGGCTTCGCCGCCACCGTCGCGCAGCCGGTGAAGATCGATAACGACCTGTATGTGCGCGACTACTCCAAGTGCGTGCTCTGCTACAAGTGCGTCGAAGCCTGCGGACCCGATCATCAGAACACGTTCGCCATCGCCGTGGCCGGCCGCGGGTTCAACGCGCGCATCTCCACCGAGATGGCCATCCCGCTGCCTGGCAGCGCGTGCGTCTACTGCGGCAACTGTATTGCCGTGTGCCCGACCGGCGCGCTCATGGCCAAACCCGAACACGACCTTCGTGTCGCGGGCACGTGGGATGAGTCCAGCCAGCAGGTCACGGACACCATCTGTCCCTACTGTGGCGTGGGCTGCACCCTCTCGCTCCACGTACAGGACGGCCGGATCGTCAAGGCGACGTCACCGCTCGACCACGACATCACGCTCGGCAATCTCTGCGTGAAGGGCCGCTTTGGGTGGCAATTCGTGCAGTCGCGCGCGCCCGAGTCCAACGGCGACGGTGGCTGA
- a CDS encoding NAD(P)H-dependent oxidoreductase subunit E gives MDIRHVDAEPTAEERAAIDALLGPPDSSWEGGERGSHRDAHTAVGGKLARDRRPLLVPALQALQQRIGWISEGGMGYVCRRLSVPPAEAWGVATFYALLATSPRPRRVLHVCDDIGCRSRGAHAIEHALEQACGKAIGAEPSAEAMTVDANGVAWMHSPCLGLCDQAPAALYTEAGEAPREVLLGRVTPESAVRALRDGRVPDDATATPDLPQRGDPSLVLLSRCGVVDPTSLEAYRSAGGFSALEKARERGAEWVIAEVTASRLVGRGGAAFPTGRKWDAVRTQPATPHYLVCNADESEPGTFKDRVLLAQDPFAIVEAMTIAGFATGCSKGYLYIRAEYPLATARMEHAITASRAAGLLGDFDIEVRRGAGAYICGEETALFESIEGKRGEPRSKPPFPVSAGLFGKPTVVNNVETLANVLPILQHGGAAYATVGTSGSTGTRLFCLSGAVARPGVYEVPFGLTLRDLLALAGGGVPRAVLLGGAAGTFVRGDELDIPLTLEGARAAGATLGSGVVMAFDSDADMRDMVLRVAGFFRDESCGQCVPCRVGTVRQQEALHRIAAGKTRGGIAGELALIEEVGVAMRDASICGLGQTAYSAVESAIKRLRMFEEATT, from the coding sequence ATGGATATCCGTCACGTCGACGCCGAACCCACCGCCGAGGAACGCGCGGCCATCGATGCGCTCCTCGGTCCGCCGGACTCCTCATGGGAGGGCGGCGAGCGTGGAAGTCATCGCGATGCGCACACCGCGGTTGGCGGGAAACTCGCGCGGGATCGTCGGCCGCTGCTCGTTCCGGCGCTGCAGGCCCTGCAGCAGCGCATCGGCTGGATCTCGGAGGGTGGCATGGGCTACGTGTGCCGCCGCCTGAGCGTTCCGCCCGCCGAGGCGTGGGGCGTGGCCACGTTTTACGCGTTGTTGGCGACCTCACCGCGCCCGCGTCGCGTACTCCACGTCTGCGACGACATCGGGTGCCGGAGCCGCGGCGCGCACGCCATCGAGCATGCGCTGGAACAGGCCTGCGGCAAAGCCATTGGCGCGGAGCCGTCCGCCGAGGCCATGACGGTCGACGCGAATGGCGTGGCCTGGATGCACTCACCCTGCCTTGGCCTCTGCGACCAGGCCCCCGCCGCGCTCTACACCGAAGCGGGCGAAGCGCCGCGTGAGGTGCTGCTGGGGCGGGTGACGCCTGAATCGGCGGTGCGCGCGCTGCGTGACGGCCGGGTGCCTGACGACGCGACGGCAACGCCGGATCTCCCGCAGCGCGGCGACCCGTCGCTCGTGCTGCTCTCGCGCTGCGGCGTGGTCGATCCCACGTCACTCGAAGCATACCGCTCGGCGGGCGGCTTTTCCGCGTTGGAGAAGGCGCGAGAGCGTGGCGCCGAATGGGTCATTGCCGAAGTCACCGCGTCCCGGCTCGTTGGACGCGGCGGCGCGGCCTTCCCCACCGGACGCAAGTGGGACGCGGTGCGTACTCAACCCGCGACGCCGCACTATCTGGTGTGCAACGCTGACGAGTCCGAGCCTGGGACGTTCAAGGACCGCGTGCTCCTCGCACAGGATCCGTTCGCGATCGTCGAGGCGATGACCATTGCCGGCTTCGCCACCGGGTGCAGCAAGGGCTACCTGTACATCCGCGCCGAATACCCGCTGGCCACCGCACGCATGGAGCACGCGATCACGGCCTCCAGGGCCGCGGGACTGCTCGGCGACTTCGACATCGAGGTGCGGCGGGGTGCGGGCGCGTACATCTGCGGCGAAGAGACCGCGCTCTTCGAGTCGATCGAGGGAAAGCGCGGCGAACCACGCAGCAAGCCGCCGTTTCCGGTGAGCGCCGGGCTGTTCGGCAAGCCCACCGTGGTGAACAACGTGGAGACGCTCGCGAACGTTCTGCCGATCCTCCAACACGGCGGCGCCGCGTACGCCACCGTCGGCACCTCGGGCAGTACCGGAACGCGCTTGTTCTGCCTGAGCGGCGCGGTCGCGCGGCCAGGAGTGTATGAGGTGCCATTCGGCCTGACGCTGCGCGATCTGCTCGCGCTCGCGGGCGGAGGGGTGCCCAGGGCGGTGCTGCTCGGTGGCGCGGCCGGCACCTTTGTGCGGGGCGACGAACTCGACATCCCGCTCACGCTCGAGGGTGCGCGTGCCGCAGGAGCCACGTTAGGCTCGGGCGTGGTGATGGCGTTCGACTCCGACGCCGACATGCGCGACATGGTCCTGCGCGTCGCCGGGTTCTTTCGCGACGAATCGTGCGGCCAGTGTGTGCCGTGTCGCGTGGGCACGGTACGGCAACAGGAGGCCCTGCACCGGATCGCGGCAGGAAAGACGCGCGGTGGGATCGCGGGTGAACTCGCGCTGATCGAGGAAGTGGGCGTGGCCATGCGTGACGCGTCGATCTGTGGCCTGGGCCAGACCGCGTATTCGGCGGTGGAGTCGGCCATCAAGCGGCTTCGAATGTTCGAGGAGGCAACGACATGA